The following proteins are encoded in a genomic region of Montipora foliosa isolate CH-2021 chromosome 10, ASM3666993v2, whole genome shotgun sequence:
- the LOC137974304 gene encoding uncharacterized protein — translation MDAQRKLSKEAERERAEKFYGQALLLVDCCKIPEAITLLEQAIKLDPTSELYKETLQFFHSSSQAYSDNLPRGQQELSYASVTKTKPIQSREKENTPPNKWKTKNSMIQENGNKNGSFPAASTTCFSDSYNHSSIDQPWASYMRRNSKRKKSPCGPIDSLSEIEIPQINGICYAQGPNGEVEDKVNQGEPIVLNSPYSRIGSPQTMPKFERPGVPADMADHSNASDSFLHSFADSKKYMPEAGRPVVFAQENHVYASDGLKHSTTTDDVMEDETNRKNRAESLEARFVEDLCAERESLTDEWSKYYDVLCDGLNDVADSDHSDTVRHTTLSDCDSTDNVEEISESEDLRGKGHFVRNHQRSDTIPSTSSENVCPKCGHLRTNGNSPSTPTKTRIHFVKGACVSSSISPNCTCSQQSKDSSKEPAVKSPLSPSQQDFYRNLRHYFNAGGKVKSPKTIPHTENSDISRGQRGSQQNSADTSSGTVTHESPQTKENIRQTMQYDEENDPIKRRKILNEEQKNDKEVKGDNVCKDTSYGKSSFNDSEGENDRKPHRHERIRLSGKRPKSRTRDKDGSKAKVSSKNEHVNNVKQNASHSYTSERKKPGNEDKTKMDSKVKREPIPRPEQVSEAKEKPKKRPKMKRTSLAEIDFNAVFTTLYLSVVTVLSKCWDIVKSILYYTFLLLVLILGFLLYCIWCASYWSVRKVVYYTALDKLLTVLGSKISTLFEWIKSFRRSKKKASTQGQTYDLPKNGDAAITHMLQNKDNDPYSVLGVPSDATDDDIRKQYRKLAMLIHPDKNPHSRADEAFKILANAFDILSDPEKRSDYDRETAWKRSEEERMENFGRTGSPEQFFADLERKMQEMQNYLSCAGCDGKHRRYSTDRFILTARYCSRCNSRHAAKEGDLWAESSFLGYKLHFYACMEGEIYDVTEWAKCQGVGNYRLEANPHTVHLKLKTRQSHNGGFAPRSDDEDLENFFRQFFGQFNHPRDERSNGSHKHAKPKKRKKKR, via the exons AGAAAGAGCAGAAAAGTTTTATGGACAAGCCCTTCTACTAGTGGACTGTTGCAAAATTCCAGAAGCCATCACATTGCTCGAACAG GCCATCAAACTTGACCCCACATCTGAGCTCTACAAAGAAACTCTGCAATTCTTCCATTCAAGTTCCCAGGCTTACTCAGACAATTTGCCAAGAGGACAACAGGAATTAAGCTATGCCAGTGTTACCAAGACAAAGCCAATCCAAAGTCGTGAAAAAGAGAACACACCTCCCAACAAATGGAAGACAAAAAATTCAATGATTCAAGAAAACGGAAACAAAAATGGTAGCTTTCCTGCGGCCTCTACAACTTGTTTTAGTGACTCGTACAATCATTCTTCAATTGACCAGCCTTGGGCATCGTATATGAGAAGAAAttcaaaaaggaagaaaagtcCGTGTGGTCCAATAGACAGCTTAAGCGAAATAGAAATTCCACAAATAAATGGCATTTGTTATGCACAGGGTCCAAATGGTGAAGTGGAGGATAAAGTTAATCAAGGAGAACCAATTGTTCTCAATTCTCCTTATTCTCGCATAGGCTCTCCCCAAACCATGCCAAAGTTTGAGAGGCCTGGGGTACCTGCTGATATGGCAGACCATTCTAATGCTTCAGACAGTTTTTTACATTCCTTTGCTGACTCTAAGAAATACATGCCTGAGGCTGGGAGACCTGTTGTATTTGCACAGGAAAACCATGTTTACGCCTCAGATGGTCTTAAGCATTCTACAACAACTGATGATGTAATGGAGGATGAAAcgaatcgcaaaaatcgcgctGAAAGTCTTGAGGCTAGATTTGTTGAGGACTTATGTGCTGAACGAGAATCACTGACAGATGAATGGTCCAAGTACTATGATGTGTTGTGCGATGGATTAAATGATGTTGCAGACTCTGATCATTCAGATACTGTACGTCACACTACCCTATCAGATTGTGACTCAACCGACAATGTAGAAGAAATAAGCGAGTCTGAGGATCTCAGAGGCAAAGGTCATTTCGTAAGGAATCACCAAAGATCTGACACAATTCCTTCTACCAGCAGTGAGAATGTGTGTCCAAAGTGTGGACACTTGCGGACAAATGGAAATTCCCCATCCACTCCTACAAAAACCAGGATTCATTTTGTGAAAGGTGCTTGTGTTTCCAGCTCAATTTCACCTAATTGTACCTGCAGCCAACAAAGCAAAGACAGCTCCAAAGAACCGGCTGTTAAATCTCCTCTTTCTCCTTCTCAACAAGACTTTTACCGCAACCTTCGACATTACTTCAATGCCGGTGGAAAAGTAAAAAGTCCAAAGACAATACCCCATACTGAGAATAGCGACATTTCCAGGGGGCAACGTGGTTCACAGCAGAACTCAGCTGATACATCTTCAGGTACTGTAACTCATGAGTCCCCTCAAACAAAGGAGAATATTAGACAAACAATGCAATATGACGAAGAGAATGACCcaataaagagaagaaagattTTGAATGAAGagcaaaaaaatgacaaagaagTGAAGGGCGACAACGTTTGTAAGGACACAAGTTATGGGAAATCATCGTTCAATGACAGTGAAGGCGAAAATGACAGGAAACCCCACAGACATGAAAGAATTCGGCTATCAGGCAAGCGGCCAAAGTCCAGAACTCGGGACAAAGATGGGAGTAAGGCTAAAGTGTCGTCTAAGAATGAGCATGTCAATAATGTGAAGCAAAATGCATCACATAGTTACACTTCAGAGAGAAAGAAACCAGGGAATGAAGACAAGACTAAAATGGACAGTAAAGTGAAACGTGAACCCATCCCGAGGCCAGAACAGGTCTCAGAAGCTAAAGAGAAGCCAAAGAAGAGGCCAAAGATGAAGCGAACATCCCTTgcagaaattgattttaatgCTGTCTTCACAACCTTGTATCTCTCAG ttgtTACTGTATTATCCAAATGTTGGGACATTGTCAAGTCAATCCTGTATTATACTTTCCTTCTTTTGGTGTTGATCTTGGGCTTTTTACTGTACTG CATTTGGTGCGCTAGCTACTGGTCAGTCAGAAAGGTGGTTTATTACACTGCACTAGACAAACTCCTTACAGTTTTGGGAAGCAAAATATCCACTCTGTTTGAATGGATTAAAAGTTTCAGGAGGAGCAAGAAAAAGGCATCTACGCAAGGGCAAACTTACGACCTTCccaaaaatg gAGATGCTGCAATAACGCACATGCTGCAAAACAAAGACAATGATCCTTACAG TGTCTTAGGAGTGCCAAGTGATGCTACTGATGATGACATCAGGAAACAGTACAGGAAGCTTGCCATGCTTATACACCCTGACAAG AACCCTCACTCTCGAGCAGATGAAGCATTCAAGATTCTTGCTAATGCATTTGACATCCTGAGTGACCCT GAAAAGCGTAGCGATTATGACAGGGAGACGGCTTGGAAGAGAAGTGAAGAAGAAAGG ATGGAGAATTTTGGTCGAACTGGAAGTCCTGAACAATTTTTCGCTGATCTTGAAAGGAAGATGCAGGAg ATGCAGAATTACCTTAGCTGTGCGGGGTGTGATGGCAAGCATCGTCGCTACAGCACGGACCGTTTCATCCTGACCGCACGTTACTGCAGTCGATGCAACTCGAGACACGCTGCGAAAGAG GGAGATTTGTGGGCAGAAAGCAGTTTCCTTGGCTACAAGTTACACTTCTATGCCTGTATGGAGGGTGAGATTTATGATGTCACGGAATGGGCTAAGTGTCAG